A genomic window from Etheostoma spectabile isolate EspeVRDwgs_2016 chromosome 13, UIUC_Espe_1.0, whole genome shotgun sequence includes:
- the zgc:56585 gene encoding 15-hydroxyprostaglandin dehydrogenase [NAD(+)]: MALNGKVAVVTGAAAGIGKAITEILLKNGAKVAFLDVNETAGKSLKETLDKEYGQERTLFLTCNVESEEQIKAAFQKTVENFRGFDILCNNAGILNETTWKKMVSINLVGVISGTYLALEHMSKLSGGRGGVIVNTASMAGLGPLLSCPVYTATKHGVIGFTRAMAAASTASGYGVRFNACCPGFVQTDLFTTIPSKLGQFSHLADVTQQLADKMGILTVPEVAESVLELVTDETKNGEAFLIFRQGKKYVTFPSFSS; encoded by the exons ATGGCATTAAATGGTAAAGTCGCAGTGGTGACTGGAGCAGCGGCGGGGATTGGAAAAGCAATAACAGAGATACTCCTGAAAAATGGGGCCAAG GTAGCCTTCCTGGATGTGAATGAGACTGCAGGGAAGAGTTTGAAGGAAACTCTGGACAAAGAGTACGGACAGGAGAGGACTTTGTTCCTGACCTGTAATGTTGAGTCAGAGGAGCAGATCAAAG CTGCCTTTCAGAAAACTGTAGAAAACTTCAGAGGATTTGACATCCTGTGCAACAACGCTGGCATCTTGAATGAGACCACATGGAAGAAAATGGTCTCCATAAACCTG GTGGGTGTTATCAGCGGGACTTACCTGGCTCTGGAGCACATGAGCAAGTTGAGTGGAGGTCGGGGAGGGGTCATCGTCAACACCGCATCCATGGCAG GTCTCGGCCCTCTACTGAGCTGTCCGGTCTACACAGCCACTAAGCACGGAGTGATCGGCTTCACTCGAGCCATGGCG GCTGCCTCTACCGCGTCAGGTTACGGTGTCCGGTTCAACGCCTGTTGCCCAGGTTTCGTCCAAACTGACCTTTTCACCACGATTCCATCCAAACTGGGACAATTCTCCCACCTGGCTGATGTAACTCAACAATTAGCAGATAAGATGGGGATTTTAAC TGTGCCTGAGGTAGCAGAGTCCGTCCTGGAGCTGGTGACAGATGAGACAAAGAATGGGGAAGCCTTCCTGATTTTCCGTCAAGGAAAGAAATACGTGACTTTTCCTTCATTCTCCTCATAG